Genomic window (Nitrosophilus kaiyonis):
CCTGCATCAATTGCAGCTTTAGCTGCTAGCTCATTACCACTTGATATCACTTCTCTTGCCATTATCTCTCCTTATGCATTTAAAACTGCTAGATCTTCTTCTCTAGCCATGAAATGATTTTTCTTAATAGCTTCAGCTCTTTCTTTTGCTTCTGCTGATAATTTTGAAAATTTATACTCTTTTCTATCTGCAACCATAATTGCAAAATCTGGACACTCAAGCTCACAATCTTGGCACCCAATACAGCTATCAGGATAAACAACCTTTACCATTGCACCAAGAATTGTTTTTGGTTCAGGAACCATAGCCAAAACACCAGCTGGACAATAAGCTACACATAAATCACACGCTTTACATCTATTTTCTTCAACCCAAACCGGAGTATTTTCCGGAGCTTTCAATAATGCCATATCAACTCCTTAATCTAATGTAAATTTTCCTACAGCACAAGAGATAAAACTTTTTGTTTTTAAACCTATCTCTTGAGTTTTAGTTAATCTATCATTTATAAGAGGATAGCCAAGTCCTCTTAAAATTGTTTTTAATTTCTCTTCATCATCTTGATTTTTAATATCAACTGTAACGATTCGTGGCTCTTTTGATAAATCAATTTCTATAAAATCAAAATATGAAGATAGTGCTTTTTTGATACTATTTGCACAACCTTCGCATTTTATATTTAAAGTTTCAAAGCTTTTTTTCATTTCTTTAAAGCTTTTGCAACAGTTTTTCCAATATCTGCTGGAGACTTAACAACATATACACCAGCTGCTGCTAATGCGTCCATTTTTTCTTGAGCAGTTCCTTGACCACCACTAATAATTGCACCAGCATGTCCCATTCTTTTTCCTTTTGGGGCAGTCTGCCCTGCAATAAAAGCAACTACAGGTTTTGTAATATTTTCTTTAATGAATTCTGCTGCTTCAATTTCAAGTGTTCCACCAATCTCTCCAATCATAACAATAGCTTCAGTTTCAGGATCAGCTTCAAACATTGGAAGAAGTTGCTTATAACTTAAACCAATAATTGGGTCCCCTCCAATACCAACAGCAGTAGTAATACCAAATCCTTCTTTTACTACCTGATTACTTGCTTCATAAGTTAAAGTCCCAGATTTTGAAATAAGTCCAACTGGTCCTTTTTTGAAAATAAATCCTGGCATAATTCCTATTTTACACTCTTCAGCAGTAATAATTCCAGGACAGTTTGGGCCTATTGTCATCATACCTTTTTTAGTTGCATACATTTTTGCGTACATCATATCTTTAACCGGTGCACCTTCAGTTATTATAACTGCAAGTTCAATTCCAGCATCAGCAGCTTCCATAACAGCATCAGCTGTAAAGGCTGGTGGAACAAAGATCATACTAACTGTAGCACCAGTTGCATCAACTGCTTCTTTTACTGTATTAAAAACAGGTCTATCAAGATGTGTTTGTCCACCTTTTCCAGGAGTTACACCACCAACTATTTTTGTACCATACTCAATACATTGTTCACTATGAAATGTACCCTCTTTTCCTGTAAATCCTTGAACTATAACTTTTGTATCTTTATTTACTAAAATACTCATTACAACTCTCCTTTTGCAGCTGCAACAGCTTTTTTTGCACCATCTTCTAAATCAGTAGCAGCAATAATATTTTTTATTCCGGCATTTTTAAGAATATCTGCAGCTATATCAGCATTTGTACCATCAAGTCTAACAATTACTGGAACATTTACTTCAACTTCTTGAGTAGCTTGTAAGATACCATTTGCTATTCTATCGCATCTAACAATTCCACCAAAAATATTTACAAATATGCTTTTTACATTTGGGTCTTGTAATATAAGTTCGAATCCTTTAGCAACAGTTTCAGGATTTGCACCACCTCCAACATCTAAAAAGTTTGCAGGCTCACCACCTTCATGTTTTATAATATCCATAGTTGCCATAGCAAGACCTGCACCATTTACCATACATCCAACATTTCCATCCAAGTTTACATAACTAAGGCCATATTTTGCAGCTTCAAGCTCAACTGGATCTTCTTCACTTAAATCTCTCATTTCGTGAATATCTGGATGTTTATATAGAGCATTGTCATCAAATCCCATTTTTGCATCAAGAGCTAAAAATTCACCACTTCCAGTTTTAATTAAAGGATTTATCTCAATTAAATTTGCATCTTTATCCATATAAACATTATATAGAGCCTCAGCAAATTTAATAAATGGTCTTATCTCTTCTTTTGAAAGTCCAAGTCCAAATGCAAGTTTTCTTCCATGAAAACCTTGAAATCCAATTGTTGGATCTATTGCAACTTTTATTATTTTTTCTGGAGTTTTAGCAGCAACTTCTTCTATCTCCATACCACCTTCAGTTGAAGCCATCATAACAGGCATTTCACTGCTTCTATCAAGTACCATTCCAAGATAATACTCTTTTTGTATATCTGCACCTTCTTCAATATATACTTTTTCTACTTTTTTTCCTTCAGGCCCAGTTTGATGTGTAACAAGAGTCATTCCTATCATCTCTTCAGCAAGCTTTTCTACTTCATCTAAACTTCTTGCTAGTTTAACTCCACCAGCTTTTCCTCTTCCTCCTGCATGAATTTGTGCTTTTACAACCCAAAGATCACCACCTAATTTTGCTGCTTCTTCTCTTGCTTCCGGTCCAGTAAAAGCCACTCCTCCTCTAGGAACTGGAACTCCATACTCTCTAAAAATCTCTTTTGCTTGATACTCATGAATATTCATAAATCACTCCTTTATTTTTGTTCCCAAAGTTTTCTACCTTCTTCATATAAATCATTGCCATATATATCATTTACTACAACAACAGGGAAATCTTCAACTTCTAATTTTCTAATAGCCTCAGGGCCAAGCTCAGGATAAGCAATAATCTCAGCACTTTTTATCCTCTCACTCAAAAGTGCTCCAGCACCTCCTGTAGCACCAAAATAGACAGCTTTATATTTTTTGCAAGCCTCTTTAACTTCTTGGCTTCTTTTACCTTTTCCTATCATTCCTTTAAGACCATGTTCAATTAGTATTGGTGAATAACTATCCATTCTATAACTTGTTGTAGGACCTGCACTACCTATTGGTTCACCTGGTTTTGGAGGTGTAGGCCCAACAAAATAAATAACTGCTCCTTTTAAATCAAAAGGAAGCTCTTCACCATTTAAGATAAGATCTACAAGTCTTTTATGAGCAGCATCCCTTGCAGTATAGATAGTTCCAGATAAATAAACAATATCACCAGCTTTCAGTTTTTCTACATCTTCATCAGTTAATGGAGTTTTCAATCTATATTCAGCCATTTTTATCCCTTATATTGTTATATGAGAATGTCTTGAACTATGACACTGTACATTTACTGAAACTGGAAGTGAGGCAATATGGCACATTCTGCCTTCATACATCTCTATATGTACTGCAAGAACAGTTTCTGTTCCTCCCATTCCCATTGCACCAATTCCAAGTTTATTAAGTTCATTTTTTAACTCTTCTTCAAAATTTTGAAGTTCAGGATCAGGGTTTTTGGTACCAATGCTTCTAAAAAGAGCATGTTTACTCATAACTGCTGCAAGATCAAAACTTCCACCAATTCCAACTCCAACAACAAGAGGAGGACAAGGATTTGGGCCAGCATCACTAATAACTTTTTTTACAAACTCTTTAATTCCCTCTTTTCCTTGTGCAGGTGCTAAAACTGTTGCTCGACTTACATTTTCACTTCCACCACCTTTTGCAGCATATTCTATCTCTATTTTATCACCTGGAACAATATCAAAATATATTACTGGAGGTAGATTGTAACCGATTTTATCTTTTAGATTTTCTCTTGTGAAACAATCACATGTTGATGCTCTTAAAAAACCTTCTTTATAACCTTTCTGTGTTCCTTCATAAATAGCTTGTTTTAGGCTTCCCCCTTCAATTTTTACATC
Coding sequences:
- a CDS encoding 4Fe-4S dicluster domain-containing protein; translation: MALLKAPENTPVWVEENRCKACDLCVAYCPAGVLAMVPEPKTILGAMVKVVYPDSCIGCQDCELECPDFAIMVADRKEYKFSKLSAEAKERAEAIKKNHFMAREEDLAVLNA
- a CDS encoding heavy-metal-associated domain-containing protein, with product MKKSFETLNIKCEGCANSIKKALSSYFDFIEIDLSKEPRIVTVDIKNQDDEEKLKTILRGLGYPLINDRLTKTQEIGLKTKSFISCAVGKFTLD
- the sucD gene encoding succinate--CoA ligase subunit alpha, coding for MSILVNKDTKVIVQGFTGKEGTFHSEQCIEYGTKIVGGVTPGKGGQTHLDRPVFNTVKEAVDATGATVSMIFVPPAFTADAVMEAADAGIELAVIITEGAPVKDMMYAKMYATKKGMMTIGPNCPGIITAEECKIGIMPGFIFKKGPVGLISKSGTLTYEASNQVVKEGFGITTAVGIGGDPIIGLSYKQLLPMFEADPETEAIVMIGEIGGTLEIEAAEFIKENITKPVVAFIAGQTAPKGKRMGHAGAIISGGQGTAQEKMDALAAAGVYVVKSPADIGKTVAKALKK
- the sucC gene encoding ADP-forming succinate--CoA ligase subunit beta gives rise to the protein MNIHEYQAKEIFREYGVPVPRGGVAFTGPEAREEAAKLGGDLWVVKAQIHAGGRGKAGGVKLARSLDEVEKLAEEMIGMTLVTHQTGPEGKKVEKVYIEEGADIQKEYYLGMVLDRSSEMPVMMASTEGGMEIEEVAAKTPEKIIKVAIDPTIGFQGFHGRKLAFGLGLSKEEIRPFIKFAEALYNVYMDKDANLIEINPLIKTGSGEFLALDAKMGFDDNALYKHPDIHEMRDLSEEDPVELEAAKYGLSYVNLDGNVGCMVNGAGLAMATMDIIKHEGGEPANFLDVGGGANPETVAKGFELILQDPNVKSIFVNIFGGIVRCDRIANGILQATQEVEVNVPVIVRLDGTNADIAADILKNAGIKNIIAATDLEDGAKKAVAAAKGEL
- a CDS encoding Fe-S-containing hydro-lyase, whose amino-acid sequence is MAEYRLKTPLTDEDVEKLKAGDIVYLSGTIYTARDAAHKRLVDLILNGEELPFDLKGAVIYFVGPTPPKPGEPIGSAGPTTSYRMDSYSPILIEHGLKGMIGKGKRSQEVKEACKKYKAVYFGATGGAGALLSERIKSAEIIAYPELGPEAIRKLEVEDFPVVVVNDIYGNDLYEEGRKLWEQK
- a CDS encoding fumarate hydratase: MRVIKYETIVNSIKDMIIYSTTHLSEDMLEALKKAYEEEKSEVSRAVLAQLLENAEIAARDSKPLCQDTGLAIYFVKVGEDVKIEGGSLKQAIYEGTQKGYKEGFLRASTCDCFTRENLKDKIGYNLPPVIYFDIVPGDKIEIEYAAKGGGSENVSRATVLAPAQGKEGIKEFVKKVISDAGPNPCPPLVVGVGIGGSFDLAAVMSKHALFRSIGTKNPDPELQNFEEELKNELNKLGIGAMGMGGTETVLAVHIEMYEGRMCHIASLPVSVNVQCHSSRHSHITI